The proteins below come from a single Parageobacillus toebii NBRC 107807 genomic window:
- the flhA gene encoding flagellar biosynthesis protein FlhA: protein MQARDLSVLLMVVLIVAMLIIPLPSWLLSVLIIINISLALLVLLTAMNMKEPLQFSIFPSLLLLLTLFRLGLNVSTTRSILSKGEAGGVVETFGTFVVGGNVVVGFVVFLILIIIQFVVITKGAERVSEVAARFTLDAMPGKQMSIDADLNAGMISEQEARQRREKIAQEADFYGAMDGASKFVKGDAIAGMIIVVVNMLFGMVIGVVQQGLDVSEAAQRYTLLTVGDGIVSQIPALLISTATGIVVTRAASDSNLGGDIMKQLFAFPKMLYVTAGTIFLLGLFTPINDVLTIPIAGLLALGGYRFSTQTARQEAAPSQEETKETEMDELKSPESVISLLNVDPIEFEFGYALIPLADANQGGDLLDRIVMIRRQLALELGLVIPVVRIRDNIQLQPNEYRLKIKGNEVARGELLLDHYLAMSPGIEDDSIEGIDTVEPAFGLPAKWISEDMKDRAEMLGYTVVDPPSVVSTHITEVLKAHAYELLGRQETKQLIDHLKESYPVLVEEVTPNPLSIGEVQKVLAKLLKEKVSIRNLPLIFETLADFARMTTDTDILTEYVRQALARQITNQYVIPGEPLKVITLSGKVEKTIADAVQQTEHGSYLSLDPERSQSIIEAIAAQLEQHPFANQTPILLCSPAVRMYVRQLTERYFPNLPILSYNELEANVEVQSVGMVDIA, encoded by the coding sequence TGAATATGAAAGAGCCGCTGCAATTTTCGATTTTTCCGTCCCTTTTATTACTTCTTACACTATTTCGGTTAGGGTTAAACGTTTCTACGACACGTTCGATTTTAAGTAAAGGAGAAGCAGGCGGGGTTGTGGAAACGTTTGGTACGTTTGTTGTTGGCGGCAATGTGGTCGTCGGCTTCGTTGTGTTTTTGATTTTAATTATTATCCAGTTTGTCGTCATTACAAAAGGCGCTGAACGTGTATCAGAAGTAGCGGCACGCTTTACGCTCGATGCGATGCCTGGGAAACAAATGAGCATTGACGCTGATTTAAATGCAGGAATGATTTCGGAACAAGAAGCGCGGCAGCGCCGTGAAAAAATTGCTCAGGAAGCGGACTTTTATGGGGCGATGGATGGAGCGAGCAAATTTGTAAAAGGCGATGCTATTGCCGGGATGATTATTGTCGTCGTTAATATGCTTTTTGGCATGGTGATTGGCGTTGTTCAGCAGGGGCTTGATGTTTCTGAGGCGGCACAGCGCTACACGTTATTAACCGTTGGGGATGGAATTGTTAGTCAAATTCCAGCATTATTAATTTCAACAGCTACGGGAATTGTCGTGACAAGAGCCGCATCCGATAGCAATCTCGGCGGCGACATTATGAAGCAGTTGTTTGCGTTTCCAAAAATGTTATATGTGACGGCGGGAACGATTTTCTTGTTAGGCCTGTTCACACCGATTAATGATGTGCTTACGATTCCGATTGCCGGTCTGCTTGCGCTTGGCGGATATCGTTTTTCCACACAGACGGCCCGTCAAGAAGCAGCGCCTTCGCAAGAAGAAACGAAAGAAACGGAAATGGACGAATTAAAAAGTCCGGAAAGTGTTATTAGCCTACTGAATGTGGATCCGATTGAGTTTGAGTTTGGTTATGCCCTTATTCCGCTTGCCGATGCGAATCAAGGCGGGGATCTGCTTGATCGGATTGTCATGATTCGCCGGCAGCTAGCCCTAGAGCTAGGGTTAGTCATTCCAGTTGTTCGTATACGTGATAATATTCAACTTCAGCCAAATGAGTATCGTTTAAAAATTAAAGGGAATGAAGTGGCGCGCGGTGAACTGCTCTTAGATCATTATTTAGCGATGAGCCCAGGAATCGAAGATGATTCCATTGAGGGAATTGACACTGTGGAGCCGGCATTTGGACTTCCTGCCAAATGGATTTCCGAAGATATGAAAGATCGGGCGGAAATGTTGGGCTATACGGTCGTTGATCCGCCGTCTGTCGTTTCTACACATATTACAGAAGTGTTAAAAGCCCATGCTTATGAATTGTTAGGGCGTCAGGAAACGAAGCAGCTTATCGATCATTTGAAAGAATCGTATCCGGTATTAGTGGAAGAAGTGACGCCAAATCCGCTTTCGATCGGTGAAGTGCAAAAAGTACTAGCGAAACTATTAAAAGAAAAAGTATCGATTCGCAATTTGCCGCTCATTTTTGAAACGCTGGCAGATTTTGCCCGCATGACAACGGATACAGACATATTAACCGAATATGTGAGGCAAGCGTTAGCAAGGCAAATTACGAATCAATATGTCATTCCGGGAGAGCCGTTAAAAGTAATTACATTATCAGGAAAAGTAGAAAAAACGATTGCCGATGCGGTACAACAGACTGAACATGGAAGCTATCTATCGCTGGATCCGGAAAGGTCGCAGTCGATTATTGAAGCGATTGCCGCACAGCTTGAACAGCATCCGTTTGCGAATCAGACGCCGATTTTGCTTTGTTCCCCTGCTGTTCGTATGTATGTGCGGCAATTGACGGAACGATATTTTCCAAACTTGCCGATTTTATCTTACAACGAGCTTGAAGCAAATGTGGAAGTTCAAAGCGTTGGGATGGTGGATATAGCATGA